The Arcobacter lacus genome includes a region encoding these proteins:
- a CDS encoding phage baseplate plug family protein, whose translation MLKINIDPNPNQSFNIPYENDIAYIELSFRNQSWYMNITYGDKTINGIRLSSRVLLLKNNLPFELFIDDKGLNLDPFDLNSFSDNFFDFYLLERDEIADIRGYDVR comes from the coding sequence ATGCTAAAAATAAATATTGACCCTAATCCAAATCAGAGTTTTAATATACCTTATGAAAATGATATTGCTTATATTGAATTATCTTTTAGAAATCAAAGTTGGTATATGAATATTACTTATGGAGATAAAACAATAAATGGAATAAGACTATCTTCAAGAGTATTGCTGCTTAAAAACAATTTACCATTTGAACTATTTATTGATGATAAAGGATTAAATTTAGATCCTTTTGATTTGAATAGTTTTAGTGATAATTTTTTTGATTTTTACTTATTAGAAAGAGATGAAATTGCAGATATAAGAGGTTACGATGTTAGATAG
- a CDS encoding baseplate hub protein: MLDRFGRNYSLEIITLNNQKITIQPELRISFDITKSVKGSLNNGTIQIYNLSQTKRDQITKDEDIVDKDKEKQKKEKPKNPDDKRTLPADYMQFELKAGYSKIETIFKGAISKAFSKKQGAEFITTIEAYDGLYDMQNSYTSKVVKGNISEQVIKDMPTVKKGKITEQNPLLRPRVLVGNSFKILEENLTENETYYVDDGVLHIIKDKEVTSSYIPLVNSETGLLDTPEKAEKEVRFETMMNPLLKIGCLLKLESLYDKRFNGIYKINTIHYTGDYGGTDWKQEVFCISCNDYKVIK, encoded by the coding sequence ATGTTAGATAGATTTGGAAGAAATTATAGCTTAGAAATTATCACTTTAAATAACCAAAAGATTACAATTCAACCTGAGTTAAGAATAAGTTTTGACATAACAAAAAGTGTAAAAGGTAGTTTAAATAATGGAACTATTCAAATTTATAATTTATCTCAAACAAAAAGAGACCAAATTACAAAAGATGAGGATATAGTAGATAAAGATAAGGAAAAACAGAAAAAAGAAAAACCTAAAAATCCTGATGATAAAAGAACTTTACCAGCTGATTATATGCAGTTCGAATTAAAAGCTGGATATTCAAAAATTGAAACTATTTTTAAAGGTGCAATCTCAAAAGCCTTTAGTAAAAAACAAGGTGCTGAATTTATAACAACTATCGAAGCTTATGACGGACTTTATGATATGCAAAATAGCTACACTTCAAAAGTTGTTAAGGGTAATATCTCGGAGCAAGTGATAAAAGATATGCCAACAGTTAAAAAAGGCAAAATAACCGAACAAAATCCACTTTTAAGACCAAGAGTTTTGGTAGGGAATTCTTTTAAAATTTTGGAAGAAAATTTAACAGAAAATGAAACTTATTATGTAGATGATGGAGTATTACATATCATTAAAGATAAGGAAGTAACGAGCAGTTATATACCTTTAGTTAATAGTGAAACTGGACTTTTAGATACTCCTGAAAAAGCAGAGAAAGAAGTAAGATTTGAAACTATGATGAACCCACTTTTAAAAATAGGTTGTTTATTAAAACTTGAAAGTCTTTATGATAAACGATTTAATGGTATCTATAAAATCAATACAATACATTATACAGGCGATTATGGTGGTACAGATTGGAAACAAGAAGTTTTCTGTATTTCATGTAATGATTATAAGGTTATTAAATGA
- a CDS encoding Gp138 family membrane-puncturing spike protein: protein MINNNNGALDLASTIGLGIIQALTNTHTNLIGKVVKVNKKTIDVQPVIAREVDGETIPLPVFPDVPIINFLGGDSSIQMPIAIGDYCQLFVNERCLDSWYFGNDNKKPLSPRMFDYSDCVALVGLKNKNGELEIPDRIKMTGDCLQIGDYEHQGNREQLGNYTLEGNISQVGDHVIDGDILINGKSLWSFMNEHTHSGVQSGGSNTGVPNI from the coding sequence ATGATAAACAATAATAATGGGGCTTTAGATTTAGCAAGTACTATTGGATTAGGAATAATCCAAGCTTTAACAAATACTCATACTAATTTAATTGGTAAAGTTGTAAAAGTTAATAAAAAAACTATTGATGTACAGCCAGTTATTGCAAGAGAAGTAGATGGAGAAACAATTCCTCTTCCCGTTTTCCCTGATGTTCCAATTATAAATTTTTTAGGTGGAGATAGTTCTATTCAAATGCCTATTGCTATTGGTGATTATTGCCAATTATTTGTAAATGAAAGATGTTTGGATAGTTGGTACTTTGGAAACGATAATAAAAAACCATTAAGTCCAAGAATGTTTGATTATAGTGATTGTGTGGCTTTAGTTGGTCTAAAAAATAAAAATGGTGAACTTGAAATACCAGATAGAATTAAAATGACTGGTGATTGCTTACAAATTGGCGATTATGAACATCAAGGGAATAGAGAACAGCTTGGAAATTATACTTTAGAGGGAAATATTTCACAAGTTGGAGATCATGTAATAGATGGTGATATTCTTATTAATGGTAAGAGTTTATGGTCTTTTATGAATGAACATACTCATAGCGGTGTACAAAGTGGTGGAAGTAATACAGGAGTGCCAAACATATGA
- a CDS encoding baseplate J/gp47 family protein, with protein sequence MEINQNGFKADSFIEILTRLSNQLKGIYGQDINLDQDTPDGQLVGINTTIIDDLQSLGLYIYNSMDPDLAEGVNLDKLLKLLARTRIPATKSTVDIQLVLNKDVTIPATYTISDTNNQQWQISTSQTLTAGTHLVTFESVDYGTITADINTINQQVTILTEIDSLTNPNPAVPGRDEESDQILRERRNKILEVNAYSTIGSIVGKILTLDNVIDVCPYENKTKIDDEITGVPANSYWLIVKGGEIDQIAEVIAKDKTGGTGLKGQIEFNYVENFVRQDGTIRPIIHEVNFDRPTEKDIYLKFNVKRRIPTQSIDIENIKNTLANKSFYIAQNITVTELYATIYSASSNFIATDLQVSKDNISFVDNLLIAGYDEEFVIKQENIEITEIS encoded by the coding sequence ATGGAAATAAATCAAAATGGATTTAAAGCAGATAGTTTTATAGAAATTTTAACAAGATTATCTAATCAATTAAAAGGTATTTATGGACAAGATATTAATTTAGACCAAGATACACCAGACGGACAATTAGTCGGAATAAATACTACAATAATAGATGACTTACAAAGTTTAGGATTATATATTTATAACTCTATGGATCCTGATTTAGCTGAGGGTGTAAATTTAGATAAATTGCTTAAACTATTAGCTAGAACTAGAATACCAGCAACAAAGTCAACAGTTGATATTCAATTAGTGTTAAATAAAGATGTAACTATTCCAGCTACTTATACTATTAGTGATACAAATAATCAACAATGGCAAATATCTACTTCTCAAACTTTAACAGCTGGTACTCATCTTGTTACTTTTGAAAGTGTTGATTATGGAACAATTACTGCAGATATAAATACAATAAATCAACAAGTAACTATATTGACTGAAATAGATAGTTTAACAAATCCTAATCCAGCAGTTCCAGGAAGAGATGAGGAAAGCGACCAAATTTTAAGAGAAAGAAGAAATAAAATATTAGAAGTTAATGCTTATTCAACAATTGGCAGCATAGTTGGGAAGATATTAACTTTGGATAATGTTATTGATGTATGTCCTTATGAAAATAAAACAAAAATAGATGATGAAATAACAGGAGTTCCAGCAAATAGTTATTGGTTAATAGTAAAAGGTGGTGAGATAGACCAAATAGCAGAAGTAATAGCTAAAGATAAAACGGGTGGAACTGGATTAAAAGGTCAAATTGAATTTAATTATGTTGAAAATTTTGTAAGACAAGATGGGACCATAAGACCAATTATACATGAAGTAAATTTTGATAGACCTACTGAAAAAGACATCTATTTAAAATTTAATGTAAAAAGAAGAATACCTACTCAAAGCATAGATATAGAAAATATAAAAAATACTTTAGCTAATAAATCTTTTTATATTGCACAAAACATTACAGTAACAGAACTTTACGCAACAATATATAGTGCAAGTTCTAATTTTATAGCTACTGATTTACAAGTATCAAAAGACAATATAAGTTTTGTAGATAATCTTCTTATCGCTGGATATGATGAAGAATTTGTAATAAAACAAGAAAATATTGAGATAACGGAGATTTCATAA
- a CDS encoding DUF2612 domain-containing protein, translating into MSFIEEYEKLLIWQYQDKPKAKEHIRLLLTEYKNIYDLLNSIPDAFDLDKAVGKQQDILGKILGISRNVPFAVPKKYFGFEDQEDAYGFDDLAEGVLAYPFRDLTENDYTSGQLDDYQFRLFLKAKAIKNNVKAKMIDDDTRLSLQNAIDFLFSSKAYIVDNKDMTMDIFIDLSFDFSLIKYIQELDLLPRPQGVEYRFFQSFSNDNTFGFEDTPDSKPMGDFDNLEVGGVFADIIII; encoded by the coding sequence ATGTCTTTTATAGAAGAATATGAAAAGCTATTAATTTGGCAGTATCAAGATAAACCAAAAGCCAAAGAACATATAAGATTATTACTAACAGAATATAAAAATATATATGACTTATTAAATTCTATTCCTGATGCTTTTGATTTAGATAAGGCTGTTGGAAAACAACAAGATATTTTAGGAAAAATTTTAGGTATCAGTCGGAATGTTCCTTTTGCTGTACCTAAAAAATATTTTGGATTTGAAGACCAAGAAGATGCTTATGGATTTGATGATTTAGCTGAGGGTGTATTAGCTTATCCTTTTAGAGATTTAACAGAAAACGATTATACAAGTGGTCAATTAGATGATTATCAATTTAGATTATTTCTAAAAGCAAAGGCTATCAAGAATAATGTTAAAGCAAAAATGATTGATGATGATACAAGATTATCTTTACAAAATGCTATTGATTTTCTTTTTAGTAGTAAAGCTTATATAGTTGATAATAAAGATATGACTATGGATATATTTATCGATTTATCGTTTGATTTTAGTTTGATAAAATATATTCAAGAACTTGATTTATTGCCAAGACCTCAAGGTGTTGAATATAGATTTTTTCAAAGTTTTAGCAATGATAATACTTTCGGATTTGAAGATACACCAGATTCAAAACCTATGGGAGATTTTGATAATTTGGAAGTAGGCGGAGTTTTTGCTGATATTATAATAATTTAA